One Brevibacterium spongiae DNA segment encodes these proteins:
- a CDS encoding AAA family ATPase, with product MGSAAPARGDDGCVGELDRNFKRRESGPSGSAAVTPLVVIAGVPGAGKTEALRALRGRSPRVRSADPENIRPRLRQWMPWLPYALVRPILHTIAHLRMLGLMLNKGGGPLVVHDPGTRRWSRRLIVSLAGILGYRPMIVFIDTDRDSALRGQAQRKRLVRRRAFDRHWRRWVNLRERIFRGDSLGDGESWVRVVLSHRDAVVDDVLGLLDTAAAL from the coding sequence ATGGGATCAGCAGCCCCTGCGAGAGGCGACGACGGGTGCGTCGGGGAACTCGACCGGAATTTCAAAAGGCGCGAAAGCGGCCCATCGGGCAGTGCTGCGGTCACTCCTCTCGTTGTCATCGCCGGGGTGCCCGGGGCGGGCAAGACCGAAGCGCTCAGAGCATTGCGGGGCCGATCGCCTCGGGTGCGGTCGGCGGACCCGGAGAACATTCGACCTCGGCTGCGTCAGTGGATGCCGTGGTTGCCGTACGCGCTCGTTCGACCGATTCTTCACACGATTGCCCACCTCCGCATGCTTGGGCTCATGCTCAACAAGGGTGGCGGACCGCTGGTCGTCCATGATCCGGGCACTCGCCGATGGAGTCGCCGGCTCATTGTGAGCCTTGCAGGAATTCTCGGATATCGACCGATGATTGTCTTCATCGATACGGATCGAGATTCCGCGCTTCGCGGTCAGGCGCAGCGGAAGAGGCTTGTCAGGCGACGCGCCTTCGACCGACATTGGAGGCGCTGGGTCAATCTGCGCGAACGCATCTTTCGTGGTGACAGCCTCGGTGACGGTGAGTCCTGGGTTCGTGTCGTGCTGTCGCATCGGGACGCTGTTGTCGATGATGTTCTCGGCCTGCTCGACACCGCAGCAGCCCTCTGA
- a CDS encoding ABC transporter substrate-binding protein codes for MKSTLKNRAVAVAASALTIALLAVGCAADEDKGSGGETGNKDVATGGEAFGTADEETAKLGSDAEAGVFPRTVKHANGTTEIEKKPERVVVLDTGELDDVLSLGITPVGMVTTEGASPVPSYLEDQVKGVETVGTIQELDLEKIASLEPDLILGSQLRADKLYDELDSIAPTVFSIRPGFPWKENFRLVGEAMGMEKETDAALTDYAEEAKSLNESVDGDPTISLVRFMPERLRLYANQSLIGVILHDAGFKRPTNQDVDELAVEISPENLDQAGGDFIFFTSYGDPEATGEKKALASSQWKGLEAVKDGKAIRVNDDVWFLGLGPTGAGQILDDLEDHLGE; via the coding sequence GTGAAATCGACTCTGAAGAATCGGGCGGTCGCTGTGGCCGCCTCAGCTCTGACCATTGCCCTGCTCGCTGTCGGCTGTGCCGCTGATGAGGACAAAGGGTCCGGGGGCGAGACCGGGAACAAGGACGTCGCCACCGGCGGCGAGGCCTTCGGCACTGCTGATGAGGAGACTGCGAAGCTCGGCAGCGATGCCGAGGCCGGGGTCTTCCCGCGGACGGTCAAGCATGCCAATGGCACGACGGAGATCGAGAAGAAGCCTGAGCGCGTCGTCGTCCTCGATACGGGAGAGCTCGACGATGTCCTGTCGCTGGGCATCACACCCGTCGGCATGGTGACGACCGAAGGTGCCAGCCCGGTGCCGAGCTACCTCGAAGACCAGGTCAAGGGAGTCGAGACGGTCGGCACGATTCAGGAGCTTGATCTCGAGAAGATCGCCTCACTCGAACCCGACCTCATCCTCGGCAGTCAGCTGCGCGCCGACAAACTCTATGACGAACTCGACTCCATTGCTCCGACGGTGTTCTCGATCCGGCCCGGGTTCCCGTGGAAGGAGAACTTCCGCCTCGTCGGTGAGGCGATGGGCATGGAGAAGGAGACCGATGCGGCACTGACAGACTATGCCGAGGAGGCGAAGAGCCTCAACGAGTCCGTCGACGGCGACCCCACGATCTCACTCGTGCGCTTCATGCCCGAGCGTCTGCGGCTGTACGCGAATCAGTCGCTCATCGGCGTCATCCTCCACGATGCCGGGTTCAAGCGCCCGACGAACCAGGACGTCGACGAGCTCGCCGTCGAGATCTCTCCGGAGAACCTCGATCAGGCCGGAGGCGACTTCATCTTCTTTACCAGCTACGGCGATCCGGAGGCGACGGGGGAGAAGAAGGCCCTCGCGTCGAGCCAATGGAAGGGTCTCGAAGCGGTCAAGGACGGCAAGGCCATCCGCGTCAATGACGATGTCTGGTTCCTCGGCCTCGGCCCGACCGGGGCCGGTCAGATCCTCGATGATCTGGAGGACCACCTCGGCGAGTGA
- the fepB gene encoding Fe2+-enterobactin ABC transporter substrate-binding protein, whose product MSRITLDSRSALAAVAVATALSLSACGGSGSSEPGNGDAAADGQWPLTITDDAGHEVTIDEAPESVVSTSVTLTGSLLAVDAPVTASGATMPNSPVADDQGFFTQWSDVAKEKDVKALYQGDPDVEAVLAEEPDLIVVSKTGQDSANAIYDQLSDIAPTVVIDYGDKDWQEVTTKLGEITGHEDEAKKVNDEFGSRAEEVKSAIDAPKQPVTGMIFNEKAKGGGSGASANIWTPESAQGKLLQEVGFELAEVPEGTAGQGEMGKRADIVEVTGENLSKAVTGESVFLFNANEKTAASYAKDSLVESTPAVKNDAVYPMGLDSFRLDYYSATNVLDRIEDEFGK is encoded by the coding sequence ATGTCCCGCATCACACTCGACAGCAGAAGCGCCCTTGCCGCCGTCGCCGTCGCCACCGCTCTCAGCCTCAGCGCCTGCGGAGGGTCCGGCTCCTCCGAACCCGGCAATGGCGACGCCGCTGCCGACGGTCAATGGCCGCTGACGATCACGGACGACGCCGGCCACGAAGTGACCATCGACGAGGCGCCCGAATCGGTCGTCTCCACCTCGGTGACTCTCACCGGCAGCCTCCTCGCCGTCGACGCACCGGTCACCGCCTCCGGTGCCACCATGCCAAATTCCCCCGTTGCCGACGACCAAGGCTTCTTCACGCAGTGGAGCGACGTCGCGAAGGAGAAGGACGTCAAGGCCCTCTACCAGGGCGACCCCGATGTCGAGGCCGTGCTCGCCGAAGAACCCGACCTCATCGTGGTCTCGAAGACCGGCCAGGACTCGGCGAACGCCATCTACGATCAGCTCAGCGACATCGCCCCGACCGTCGTCATCGACTACGGCGACAAGGACTGGCAGGAGGTCACCACCAAGCTCGGTGAGATCACCGGCCACGAGGATGAGGCGAAGAAGGTCAACGACGAATTCGGTTCCCGCGCCGAGGAGGTCAAGTCCGCCATCGACGCCCCGAAGCAGCCGGTCACCGGCATGATCTTCAACGAGAAGGCCAAGGGCGGAGGATCCGGGGCCAGCGCGAACATCTGGACACCGGAATCCGCTCAGGGCAAGCTCCTCCAAGAAGTCGGCTTCGAACTCGCCGAGGTCCCCGAAGGCACAGCCGGCCAAGGAGAAATGGGCAAACGTGCCGATATCGTCGAAGTCACCGGTGAGAACCTGTCGAAGGCCGTCACCGGCGAATCCGTGTTCCTGTTCAACGCCAACGAGAAGACCGCCGCGTCGTACGCGAAAGACTCGCTGGTCGAGAGCACACCGGCGGTGAAGAACGATGCCGTCTACCCGATGGGCCTCGACTCATTCCGCCTCGATTACTACTCCGCCACGAACGTCCTCGACCGCATCGAGGACGAATTCGGCAAGTGA